The Triticum urartu cultivar G1812 chromosome 6, Tu2.1, whole genome shotgun sequence genome includes the window TTCACGCTGTGGCTAACCAGCATAGGCAGAAAAACCATATGTCTGTGTTAGAAGGCCCTGATTGCCCCATTCATTCCACAAAGATATGTTAGAGGTTGCTACTAATTTTTACAAAGACCTTTTTGGTTTTGAACTGAAACCTAATATTCATTTGGGTGATCAGTTTTGGTCTGCTGAAGAACTTGTTACAGAAGCTGAGAATGAAATCCTTGAGAAACCTTTTACAGAAGATGAAAACAAAGAAGCCATTATGGGATCTTATGCTAATGGAGCTCCTGGTCCTGATGGCTTGTCCTTTCTTTTTTATCAAACTTTCTAGGAAGTGATAAAAAAGATTTTATGGCCTTGGTAAGGGACTTTGAATGTGGTGCTTTAGATATACAAAGAACCAGCTAATCTACTGTTACTCTTATTACGAAAGAACCAGATGGTAGACATATGAAGAATTTTAGACCTATCTTTTTAGCAATTGCTCAATAAAGATTTTTAGTAAAGCTATGTGCAACAGAGTGTCCCCTATTGGAAATAGATCGCTCTCTCCATGTCACTCTACTTTTGTTAGAGCCAGATTTATTTTAGAAAGCGCAGTTACTGCTCATGAAGCTATCCATGAGCTTCACAAGACAGGCAAGCCTAGGGTTGTCCTAAAATTGGACTGTGAGAAAGCGTATGATAGAGTTAATTGGGACTTTTTGGTCAAAATGTTAACTTCTCGAGGCTTTGGGACTAAATGGATAAGTTCGATCTTATCAATACTCTAGAACAGCTCTTTTTCTATTAAGATTAATGATACTATTGGCCCATATTTTGTGGGTGGCAAAGGATTGAAACAGGGGGGTCCCATCTATCCCATCCTTTTCAATCTATTTGCGGATGTTTTCTCTAGAATTTTAGCCAAGGCCGTTAGGGGGAAAAATTCGGGGATTATTCCTCACATCATTCCTAATAGCATGATTAGTTTACAAATATGCCGACGATATTGTACTCTTCTTAGATCCTGACGTTGATCATGCAAAAATCTCAAGTGGTTGCTAGCTTGCTTTGAGAACCTTTCTGGGTTAAAGATCAACTATGACAAATGTGAGTTGGTCCCCATTAATTTAGATGAAACAAGTAAAAAAATGCTATCGCAAATCTTTTGCTGCAAAATTGGGTCTTTCCCTCTCAAATACCCGGGGTCCCACTACACTATTTAAAATTGAGGAGAGAGGACCTTCGGCCCATTATTGATAAGATCATTAAAATAATTTGTGGGTGGAGAGGCAAGCTACTCAGTTATGAGGCTAAGCTGGTGTTGCTACAAACCTGTATTGCTAGCATCCCAATGTACCTAATGTCCGTTATAAAATTTCCCAAATGGGCTATTAAGGCGATTACTTCACAAATGGCTCACTTCTTCTGGGGGAACTTGGGTGATAATCATAAATATCACCTGGCCAATTGGGGGTTTGTATCCCAAAAAAAGATTTTAGTGGTTTAGGTGTGGTTAATCTACAAGAATTTAGCATGGCTTTGTTAGCCTCGTGGTCTAAAAGATTCTTCTTGGGTGGTGACAAAGACTGAAAAAACTTAGTTAATCACAAATACAAGACTGACAAGCCTAAGTTGCTCTGTGCCAATCCTGATGTTGGGTCCCCTTTCTAGAAAGGAGTCACCTGGGCGTTTGCTGGAGCTAGACCATTTTATAAATGGAAACTAGGGAATGAACATAATATTAGCTTTTGGCATGATACTTGGGCTAGCGACTCATGTCTAAAAACCCAATTCTGGGAGGTTTATGACATTTGCCAACAGCAAGAATGTACTGTAGCACAAGTAAGGGATGGTGTGACCCTGAAACTTACTTTTGAGTGGTGTGTGGATGTGCACTTCCTGGTCAGATGGCAGGAGTTGCTTCAACTGCTCTCTACTAATATTCCTAGGGATGAAGAGGATCACCCTATTTGGATGCTGGAGGCGTCTGCGATTTACTCTGTTAAGTCCTTATATAATATGATCAATTGGGGTGGGGTTTCTACTCCTATTTGGAAGAACTTCTGGAAAATTTTGGTACCACATAGATACCTGGTATTTATATCGTTAGCCTTCCATAATAAGATCCTTACTAGAGATAACATGGCCAAGAGACGTCCTATGAATGACAAAACCTATTTGTTTTCTTGTGAAAATGAatttgtgaaccatttgtttttgtttttgagtGTGTGGTTGCAAAAGAGATTTGGAAAATTGTTGCTGAATCTTTTGATTTTGGATATCCACAATGCATGACAACCCTGTCGGAACTATGGGGTGCTAATAATAAAAAAGACTGTTATTAACATTGCCTGTGTTGCTACCATTTGAAGCATTTGGACCATATGTAACGATATCTGTTTCCAGGGCGTGCCGTGGACAAGTATACGGGTGATCTTGGGGAGAGCTTGTGCTCTGCTATATCAGTGGAAGATCTTATGTACAGGGGACCAATCGGTGTTACTACGGCGTTGTCTCCTCCCGCTGGACCGGCGGAGAGGCGAGCTGCTGCGCATCGCGTGGTAGGGAGGACCAAGGCTGGAGTGAAAGGGGGACTAGCTGGCCTCATGCTCAAGGCGCACTCCGGGTGATCTCAGTTCCTGCGCGAGGATGACATCTTGTTGTAATAGCCTAGGTTTCCCCTTGTTCGCTTGCTGGCTCTGGATGTTTTGCTAAACCACTTGCTGCCTGGTGCAGCCTTCCTTTCTTCTACTCTTTGTAGTTGTAGTTGCTTTTATTCTAGCCTACTACTTTGGCTAGGTCCGAGAGGCTACTAAACTTGTTTGGACGtgcgaaccaacctgtggttgaaTGATTAAAGGAACTGTGGTATCCCCAGCTAGTCCTGGCCATGGGCAGCCCGGCCCGAAAAAACCCGACCCGGCCCGGCCTTGTCCACGAGCCGGGCTCAGGCCTAGGTTTTGAGCCCGATGCCCGAGCCGGGCCCGGGCCCGTCATTTATGCCATTTAAGGAAGAGGCCCGGCCCATGGCCCGAGGCCCGACGGGCTTTTAGCATGATCGGCCAAGCTCGGGCCCAATTTTTAGGCCTGACAACCGGGCTGGGCCAAGCTCGGGCCTGGGTTTTTTGCGTCGGGCTTTGTTTGGCCTGGCCCGAAGCCCGGCCCGAGGGATGGCCAGGTATTATGCCAGACTATGTAATACGATAGAATACAGCATAAATCATTTTGTCCTGAAATTTTAAACATGAGTATTATGCCAGACCATGTATGTTGCcaaaatgtttcaaaaatatttgacttcttaatttttattttcaatttggGTGCACGCACACCCAGGTTCATGCTCGTGTAGCTAGTACTGTATCTCGGTAACCTATCATGCTGTTATCAACACTAGCAAATTGTTCGTGCTTTGCACGTCATTTAAATATACATAAAAAGCATAGAAAAATACATTTGAATATATTTTTTTCTTTCCTAAAATCATATTGGACAAGATCCAACTTGGTTCTTACCTCCAGATTGTTAGCATCAGATAAGCATGTGGATAGATGCTTCTAGAACACATGAGATGGTAGAGTTGGGGTTCAATTGGAAGGCCATGTGGCAAAATCCTATGTGTTGAAAACTTTATCCAACAGATGATAATGCTTGGATTTGCTATCTCTTGACCGTTGGATGGGCATATCCAACGACTAATACTTGAAgctattggcacactatatagatGGTATAGATAAGAGAATTTGCAGAAACTTTACATAGCACCCAAAGCTTTTATTCACCCAGAGGATTATTCAGCCACCCTCCTGTATGAAATTTATGGTAGCCTGGCATACTTATAGAACAATCCGACGGCTTTCAGCACACAAATTATACAGCAATCTCAGACTGCAACAGCTGAAAAGAATTGGACAACAGATTCTACACACAGCTAATTCCGTGGGTAGTTTCTCAGAATCCGATTCTCCAGAATCAGCAGCTGAAAAGAACTAACCGGTACCCTAGGGAACTCATCCATCAAAGTCTTGATTTTGCTGAGGAGCCCATAACGATCATCACTTTACCGACCGCTTTCCTATCTCTCAAGTCAGCAAAAGCGAGATGGGCCTGTAAAATTTTCAAAAGTTATATGGTAAATCTCCACATATTGGAAGATGGTACATGCAATCTTGGATTTGATCCAAGAACTATTTAAGAGCTTCGATATACGAGTATAACTACTACTCTGATAAGAGCATGACCACCGACCACTTACATTTCTGctaaggatggcctgatatacaTTTATACCAGAAATAAAGTGATGAAAACCACCACGTTAGGTCAAATTATGCTGGTAGAAATTTTTATGTTAGAAACAAAACATTAATGTTGACGCATAGACACGGAGAAGTGGTGTTCTCTTAGATAGTTCCAGCAGCCTAGCACACAAACAGAAATACTATGAATTTGTAAGCACCAAATGATAGCAATGTAATGAATATAGATAGGCGACATGGCAGTCAAATGGTGTAAACAATGCAATTACAATTTACCCAACCATAGTTCACAAAACGCCCTTAGACACCATAAAATTCTGACATGAGGATATGTTAAGGTATGCAGAGGCAAGCACCACAGGTAGTCATGTAATGACTAAACGAGAAATTCCAGCCTGCTGCAACTATTGTGAAGTTTATTAATGTCGCTTACCTCAGCGAGCCTGTAGGTGTGTGAAAGTTTAACTGTTATCAAACCCTTTGAAAGCCATGACAGGAGTTCGTTAAGTGAGTCGATGAGTACTGCTGGCCGGTGAGTTAAGTAGCTTCCCCAGTACAGACCATGAATTGTCCAGTTCTGAAACATCACACCACCATTAGCTAGTAGTATTCTGCAGAAAGCAGTTCTATCACTATTCACAGTATCCTTACTACGTAAGTTCTTTTCTAGTGCTGTAACGTCTAAATATACTGAATTCCGAATATTGCCATCTTATATTCTAGTGCTATCAACTAACTTACTGAAATAAATACAACTTCACATTGATTGATCGTATTGCATTATCTTGCATTTATGATTTTGATATGAACTTACATGATTGCATCCATGGTACTGACTGATGGATTCTCAAATTAGTTTCAATATGATGTTGCAGGAATCAACAGACTTGAGTGGTGTGTCTCTTCTTTAGCAAGCTAAAGTTTGTCATGTCGAATGCCTATTCTAGGTACATGTAGTAGGCTCTTCTGATTCTAGCAATGCAGTAAAAAGACCAATACACAGAGCAATTAAGATAAGTACTGAAAGCCAACATTGAGTCAATTCCACATATAAAGCAGAAGACCTTAACCTTCATGTCTAAATACACCAGTATACCTTAATAAGTGCAATGTTAGCTCGAATAACTGGAATATCCCCACTAGCAAATCCAATGAGCAGAATATGTGCACCCCAATTGAGAAGTTTCAAGCTATCTTGAGTAAGCTTGCCACCAACAGGGTCATATAAAACATCGACACCTTTGAGATCACTAGCCTTTAAAAAGGACTTGGCACTTTCAATAACATTCTCCTTGCTCGAGTCAATCACATGATCGGCTCCTATTGACTTGAGATACTGCAATTTCTCAACTCCCCTGAACTCAATACGAATAATATTATGGACCAGAAAAATTAGTCAAATATGAAGTAACATAACAACAACCTATGACCCAGAATACATAACAAGGATTGAAGAATTTAATTTGTTGTGCTAAACTGCTAATCACCTGGCAACTGCAATAACAATAGCACCGCATACTTTTCCTATCTGTACAGCAGATACCCCAACACCGCCGGCAGCACCAAGTACAAGTAGCACCTGATATTACAACTTAGATTAGTGAGAATCACCAAAGCCTAGGGGGTACAGCAGATAAATGCATAACGCATACTGTACTTATTTTTTATATTTGTTGGGGTATATACATGCTTAATAAATAATCGTTCCCTAAATATTAAGAGAACCTGCATATACAATTAACATCCTTCACTGCAGGTCTTTATATATGTGCATATTAACAGTAGGCAATATAGTAGTTCCATCAACTAGAACGCAAAATTCCcccgcaaaagaaaaaaaaaatctCCTACCACCGTGCAACTTCCCTTCTCCCATTGCCATCACAATACGAGACAATGCAATGTAACCATGTACAGTTATGATCTGGTTGATGAATGTATGATTGAACTTTCAGAAGTGTATCTAGTTGCTGAATCGATTTTTGCCCACTGGAATGCTGCAATCCTAGAGTTGCTATGTTTGTGTAACAACTAGAGGCGGTATGGTCTGTTTGCTTCCAAACTACACTGTTTATGTTTTGGGAACGGACCTGCTATCTAACAGCTTTCATGAATCATTAATTAGAGCAGATCCCTAGTTAAGTGGATCCTTGAAGAGTCAGGAGCGTGGAGCTGGAAAATGAGGATCTGGAGCTCAAACGGAATAATCCCTAAAAAACGTGTGAGCAAAATTGATCTTTTGCATAGGCCATCAGATATTACTGTTTATCCCATAACATAGTCTGTACAAAGTGATACCAAAAATACAAAGTCATTTGAAGAGAACACATCACCccatttacagtcaatttgaggCCTAAAAGTGACCAACCATGGAAGTTGAAAACTTTCAAATGGAACTTTAAAAACTTAAGGCTTAAAGGGAACGTCTTTCAAAGTTGAAGACCAAGAAATGACTTTGGCCTCTTACAACAGCTAGGATTAGGACTAACGTACGAGCAAAATCTGAGAGTCCACATATTGCAACTTCCTAGGAATACTcgttccttcctccctctctccgtAATTTTCTCTCCATCGACTCAGTCGGCGCGTCGGGAGGGATTTGCGGCCTGGAACGCTAATGTCTTCTCCTTTTCCCACCACTTTGCCACCTCTCATGCTCTCTCCGTTGACCTCTCTCTCTGCCTAGATAGCTCTCCCCTTAGGATCACCAACGTTTATGCCCCCTGCGCCCACGGCGCCAAAGAAGCCTTTCTCGCCGAGTTGGCCGGCCATGCACCTCACAACCCCGTTCCCTGGACAATCTTGGGAGACTTTAATCTCATTAGGTCGCCTGATGACCGTAGCAACAACAACTTTTCTCGCTCGGAGGCTAAATGGTTCAATGATTTCATTAATGATCTCGCGCTCATCAACCTTCCTCTCCGTGATCGTCAGTTTACGTGGTCTAGCCGGCAAACCTCCCCGACTCTTGCTCGCCTCGACCGTGTTCTCGTTAACACCGTTTGGGACTCTGCTTTCCCCACCTCCACACTTTCATCTTTTACACGCTCCACCTCTGACCACGTCCCCCTGCTTGCTTGCATCTCCTCGGCGGCCCCCAGATCACGTATTTTCCGGTTCGAGAACTCTTGGACGCTTCATCCGTCCTTCCGAAACTCCATTCGTTCCACTTGGCTATCTGCGTTTCAGGCTGATGCCACTGCCCGTCTTGTGGCACGGCTTCGTCAGTGTCGCCTCAGTTGTAAACGTTGGGCTAGACGAGTTGCGCCGGCTGCCCAGCGCAAGAACGATTGCCGCGTGCTCATTGACATCCTTGACCGTATTGAGGAGATCCGTCACCTCTCTACTCTTGAGGCCCTTCTTCGTACCCTCACAGTTGCAGCTCTGCATGCCTCTGTTAAGGAGCGTGTCTCCTATTGGAAACTTAGAGCGAAATGCCGCTACGCCATCGACGGTGACGAAAACACTGGGTTTTTTCATGCGTCTGCTTCCGCTCGCTTCCGTAGGAACTGCATCCCTGTCCTCTCCTTCGAGGGCCGCGAGATCACTTCTCATGAGGGCAAGGCGACCGTCCTCCGGGACTACTACAAAACTCTTCTCGGCACCACGACCCCTTGTGCCTGGACTTTCTCTCTCTCCGACTTGTACCCCGACACAACTCCTCTCCCCGACTCCCTCTCAGCCCCCTTTACCGCGGACGAGGTGCGAAGCGCCTTCTTCGACATGAACCGTCTGTCTAGCCCCGGGCCGGACGGTTTTGGACCGTCATTCTATGTCTCCTTTTGGGACGTCCTTTCTGCTGATGTGCAGGCTGTTTTTCACGACTTCTTTGCCAGCACTATCGATCTTACTAGAATCAACCGTGCCTTCCTAGTTCTCCTGCCAAAAACTGAGGCGGCTCGCTCCCCCTCAGACTTCCGGCCTATCTCGCTGCAAAACTGCATCATGAAATCCATCACAAGGGCCCTCTGCTCCCGCCTTCAGCAGCACATCCACTCCCTGGTGGATCCGGACCAGACGGGGTTCCTTCCCGGAAGGCGCATCTCGGAGAACATCGTTTATGCCGCTGACCTCCTCCATGCCTGCCACGCGCGCAAGGTCCCCACTGTGGTGTTTAAAATCGACTTCCGCAAAGCTTTTGACTCTATCAACTGGTCTAGCCTTCTCACGATCTTGTCCGCACGGGGGTTTGACGACCGTTGGTGTGGATGGATCCATGCCATCCTCTCAACCGGACACACGTCAGTTCTTCTTAACAATGTTCCTGGGGATTGGATCCTTTGCCGGAACGGCCTTCACCAAGGCGATGCCCTATCCCCTTATCTCTTTATTATTGTTGCCGATGTCCTTCAGCGCCTCATGAGGGCGGCCAGCACTTCCGGGCAACTAGTGCACCCAATCGACCCCTCCCTCCCTTGCCCCGTCCTGCAGTACACCGACGATACCCTTATCCTTTGTCGAGCCGACACTCCCTCCGTCACTCATCTTAAACAAACTCTCGATGCCTTTGCCCTCGCAACAGGGCTTTCTATTAACTTTCATAAGTCCGGGTTCATTCCCATGCATTGCGCCCCCGAGCTGTCGACCGAAATGGCCTCCATCCTCGGATGTCCTATCTCCACCTTCCCCCAACCCTACCTAGgtctccctctctcccctctcaAACTCCCCATCTCTGCCTATGACCCCCTCATCAGATCATTTGACCGCTATTTGTCCGGTTGGCGCGCTCTTCTCATTTCCTCGGGCGGTAGGCTTGTCCTTTGCAATGCGGTGTTAAATAACCTTGCCACCTATTACATGTGTTCCTATATGCTGCCCCCTGGAGTGCTTGAGGCAATCGATCGTCGGCGCCATGCTTTCTTTTGGACCGGCAAGGATACTTGCTCCGGTGCTCGTTGTTTAATTGCTTGGGACAAGGTGTGCGTTGATGTGCAGGAAGGCGGACTCGGCATGCGCGACCTCCGGAGACAAAATATGTGCCTCCTTCTCAACTTCGTCGACGCTCTTCATCGGCCCAGCTCCCCGCCCTGGAAGCTCTGGTTCCTCCGTCACGTCAGGGGCGATGTTGGGGACCCCTGCTCGGCGCCTTCGTTCCTCCAGAAGATCATCCAGGCAGCGCTACCGATCTACCGATCCATCACTCGGGTGCAGCTTGGTGATGGGCGCACTACCTCCTTCTGGCAGGATCGGTGGCTCCCAGGGGGTGCGCTCTGTTTCACCTTCGAGGCGCTCTTCTCCCACTCGACGCGGCCCAACGCCTCGGTCGCTGCGGTCATGGAGGACGGCCCCGCGCTTCAGCCGAGGCTTTCCACGGTGGCGGGCGTTCAGCTTGGAGCCGTGCACGCACTCCTGCGGGATGTTCGTCTGCTGGCCGCGCATGACCGCCGCTTCATGGCGTGGGGAGGCGACCTTGCTTTCAGCTCGCGGGCTGCTTTCCGCGTCCTGTCACCACACGGCGTGCTCGATCAGGACTCCATCGACATCTGGGGTTCTCGGCTCCCTGGAAAAATCAAGATCTTTGCAAGACTTTTGGTTGGCGATCGGCTTAGCACTCGGGCTAATCTGTACGCCAAAGACTGCGCTCCTTCATCGACTTGTGCCTCCTGCCATGCGGCGGAGACGGCGGACCATCTCTTCGCTGCCTGTCCTCGTGTGGCACCGGTCTGGGCCAGACTTGGCTTGGGCCCCTTTCTCTCCGTGGGTGAAATTCTCTCTACTTCGCCCGCGCCGCAAATTAATGGTTCTGCCTGGCGAGATGGCCTCTACATGCTGCTTTGGAACGTGTGGAAAGCCAGGAACAATGTGGTCTTCAACTCCATCAGCTGCACGACCGGCGACGTTCTCCGGCGCGCGGCCGACGATGCGCTTCTTTGGTCCAAACGTTTTGAGACTGGATCGAGCGAACAGCTCCTCCTGTTCCGCTCCTTCCTTATCTCGGGCACTTAGTttacctctctctctctctctcttttttgtttctttgcCTCAGTGCATCTCCAAGTAAAAGACCAATTAAGAATGCCACATAAATAATGTGCAGTGCATATCATATACCCCCGCTGTAAATAAATATAAGATCGTTtatcttatatttctttacagagggagtacatataGAATTGCATATAAAGAATGTTCAATAGATATCAGATAGAATGGCACATAAATAATGTCGGAAGCAAATGGGGAGCCCACCTGACCAGCCTTTAGTTGAGCTCTGTGGGCAAGGGCCAAATGTGATGTACCAAATGCAACAGGTAATGCTCCAGCAGCGACGAGGTCACATCCATCAGGGACTGCGTATCTGGAACACCATAAAATGGTACCGATTTAACAGTAAAACTCACCGCAATAACTAGAAGGTTTTGCTATTTTAAAGTTGCCTCGTTTAAGCTGATTTTTCTATAGATTGTAATACATTTGGTCCTTTGCTAAGTCTATGCTATCTGATTCGCACCAAATGCTAACGCATTAAACCAAAATACTTCGAGCGTCCATCTAAGAAGAAAATATCTGTGTAGATCAAACAACCGGAAGCTAACAAAGAGTAACTAGCTACAGAAATTGCCAACCAGGAGAGGGAGAACAAACTCACAGAGCCTTCTCGTCGGCGACGACAAGCTCGGCGAAGGACCCG containing:
- the LOC125513984 gene encoding quinone oxidoreductase-like protein 2 homolog; amino-acid sequence: MEALVVRKLGDPTLPPGGEDSPFAAVSGDRPIPELSSPTSVRVRVAATSLNFATFLQVQGKYQERPPLPYVPGSDYAGVVDAVGPGVRRFRPGDRVCSLASVGSFAELVVADEKALYAVPDGCDLVAAGALPVAFGTSHLALAHRAQLKAGQVLLVLGAAGGVGVSAVQIGKVCGAIVIAVARGVEKLQYLKSIGADHVIDSSKENVIESAKSFLKASDLKGVDVLYDPVGGKLTQDSLKLLNWGAHILLIGFASGDIPVIRANIALIKNWTIHGLYWGSYLTHRPAVLIDSLNELLSWLSKGLITVKLSHTYRLAEAHLAFADLRDRKAVGKVMIVMGSSAKSRL